The following proteins are co-located in the Phragmites australis chromosome 10, lpPhrAust1.1, whole genome shotgun sequence genome:
- the LOC133930430 gene encoding leucine-rich repeat receptor-like serine/threonine/tyrosine-protein kinase SOBIR1, translated as MASAASTPGKSLLILVSFVALLLVFVSAVESYDGHHAVAGSAVERRSRLGTRQVHHRRTAALHRYMLAEKSNTTGGPKNRSSPANATSPPTPTPPAEPGRHHRSHKHRVRNWIIGFVVGSLAGVISGLVLSVLFRMALNCIRGRYRKRSGTVIFTPKLIRRTDHLAFLEKEDGLASLPVIGKGGCGEVYKAQLPVEREEEEPRFIAIKKIKKHLGDTPNNLSDEESRQLDRWSRQIQSEIRTVGHIRHRNLLPLAAHVPRPDCHYLVYEYMKNGSLHNALKADGEDGNGGTALPWPARLRVAVGVAAGLEYLHISHRPQIIHRDLKPANILLDDDMEPRIADFGLAKAMPDAQTHVTASKVAGTLGYIAPEYYQTLKFTAKCDVYSFGVILAVLGTGKEPTDQFFTQVDEVGLVKWLRRVMQAGDHTEAIDPAIADAGYEEQILLVLRIAVFCTADDPKERPTAKDVRCMLSQIKN; from the coding sequence ATGGCGTCAGCTGCGAGCACGCCGGGCAAGtctctcctcatcctcgtcTCCTTCGTCGCGCTGCTCCTCGTCTTCGTCTCCGCCGTGGAGAGCTACGACGGCCACCATGCTGTCGCGGGCTCGGCCGTAGAGCGCCGCTCCCGCCTGGGAACACGGCAAGTGCACCACCGCCGGACCGCGGCCCTGCACCGGTACATGCTCGCGGAGAAGAGCAACACGACTGGCGGCCCCAAGAATCGAAGCTCGCCGGCGAacgccacctcgccgccgacgccgacgccaccGGCCGAGCCGGGCCGGCACCACCGCAGCCACAAGCACCGAGTGCGCAACTGGATTATCGGCTTCGTTGTCGGCTCCCTGGCCGGCGTCATCTCGGGTCTGGTGCTCTCCGTGCTATTCCGGATGGCTCTGAACTGCATCCGCGGGCGGTACCGGAAGCGGTCCGGCACGGTGATCTTCACCCCGAAGCTTATCAGGCGGACCGACCACCTGGCATTCTTGGAGAAGGAGGACGGGCTGGCATCGCTGCCCGTGATCGGGAAAGGCGGTTGCGGCGAGGTGTACAAGGCGCAGCTCCCCGTggagcgcgaggaggaggagccccgGTTCATCgccatcaagaagatcaagaagcACCTCGGCGACACGCCGAACAACCTGAGCGACGAGGAGAGCCGGCAGCTGGACAGGTGGTCTCGGCAGATCCAGTCGGAGATCCGCACCGTCGGGCACATCCGGCACCGCAACCTGCTTCCGCTTGCGGCGCACGTGCCCCGGCCGGACTGCCACTACCTCGTCTACGAGTACATGAAGAACGGCAGCCTGCACAACGCGCTAAAGGCCGACGGCGAGGACGGCAACGGCGGCACCGCGCTGCCTTGGCCGGCGCGCCTCCGCGTGGCGGTCGGCGTTGCGGCGGGGCTGGAGTACCTGCACATCTCGCACCGCCCTCAGATCATCCACCGGGACCTGAAGCCCGCCAACATCCTGCTCGACGACGACATGGAGCCCCGCATCGCGGACTTCGGCCTGGCCAAGGCGATGCCCGACGCGCAGACGCACGTGACGGCGTCGAAAGTGGCCGGCACGCTGGGCTACATCGCCCCCGAGTACTACCAGACGCTCAAGTTCACGGCCAAGTGCGATGTGTACAGCTTTGGCGTGATCCTGGCGGTGCTGGGGACGGGCAAGGAGCCGACGGACCAATTCTTCACGCAGGTGGACGAGGTCGGGCTCGTCAAGTGGCTGCGCCGCGTGATGCAGGCCGGGGACCACACCGAGGCCATCGACCCGGCCATCGCCGACGCCGGGTACGAGGAGCAGATCCTGCTAGTGCTGCGCATCGCCGTGTTCTGCACCGCCGACGACCCCAAGGAGCGGCCCACCGCCAAGGACGTCCGGTGCATGTTGTCGCAGATCAAGAACTAG